One Candidatus Parvarchaeota archaeon genomic window, ATGAGGACCTTCCACTACGCAGGTGTTGCAGAGCAGGTGCCGACGGGGCTGCCAAGGCTCATTGAGCTTGTGGATGCAAGGCGCACGCCAAAAAAACCGCTCATGGACATTTATCTCAAGTCAGAGTTTGCAAAATCGGAAAGCAAGGCTGCCGAGGTTGCAGAAGAAATAGGAAGGTGCACCCTTGGGGCGGTTGCAGACATAGAAGAGGACTTTTCTGAGAAAAAAATAATCGTCAAAATTGACGAGGATGAGATGAAGGCAAAGGGCGTTGACCTTGAGGAAATCAAAAAGGCGATAAAGAAAAGCGCCATTGGCAACATGGAGTCGCACGGCCTAAGCATTACCATCAAGCCAAAGACGGCATCCTTGCGCTCCATCCGCCGCTTCACGGGAAAGGTAAAGGAGCTTCACATCAAGGGAGTTGAAAATGTCTCAAAAGCCATGGTGCTAAAATCCTCGGACGGCCAGTATTTTATCAGGACGGGAGGCTCCAATCTTGCTGCCCTAATCAAGCACCCAAAGGTGCATGCCGAAAGGCTTTATACAAACGACGTTAAGGAAGTGGAAAAGGTCTTTGGCGTTGAGGCTGCAAGAAATTCCCTGGTTAACGAGCTTAGGGCCGTCCTTGAATCGCAAAACCTGTCAGTGGATTCAAGGCACCTGATGCTTCTTGCCGATGCAATGACAATGGACGGGGAGATAAAGTCTGTTGGACGTCACGGCCTTTCAGGCCAAAAGGCTGGAGTGCTTGCAAGGGCGGCATTTGAGGAGACCATGAAGCAC contains:
- a CDS encoding DNA-directed RNA polymerase subunit A'', whose protein sequence is MAHSKSRVEVGEAAGIVAAQSIGEPGTQMTMRTFHYAGVAEQVPTGLPRLIELVDARRTPKKPLMDIYLKSEFAKSESKAAEVAEEIGRCTLGAVADIEEDFSEKKIIVKIDEDEMKAKGVDLEEIKKAIKKSAIGNMESHGLSITIKPKTASLRSIRRFTGKVKELHIKGVENVSKAMVLKSSDGQYFIRTGGSNLAALIKHPKVHAERLYTNDVKEVEKVFGVEAARNSLVNELRAVLESQNLSVDSRHLMLLADAMTMDGEIKSVGRHGLSGQKAGVLARAAFEETMKHLINAAIHGEHDKLIGVTENIIVGQLVPVGTGLVKLKMKLK